In one Bosea sp. RAC05 genomic region, the following are encoded:
- the glmS gene encoding glutamine--fructose-6-phosphate transaminase (isomerizing), translating into MCGIVGILGKEAVATQVVEALRRLEYRGYDSAGVATLEHGLLTRRRAEGKLRNLEIRLSSEPLEGLIGIGHTRWATHGKPNETNAHPHATAKLAVVHNGIIENFRELRAELQADGYVFETETDTEIVAHLVTRELDRGLTPVDAVAASLPRLRGAFALAFLFEGQEDLLIGARKGSPLAVGIGDGEMYLGSDALALAPFTNLIAYLEEGDWVVLNRKGASFYDKANQPVQRRAQRVAAGAFLVEKGNHRHFMAKEIYEQPEVVGHTLTQYLDMAAGRVRLPFEGKIDWASLSRLSVSACGTAYYAGLTAKYWFEKLARLPVEIDVASEFRYREAPLPEKGLALFVSQSGETADTLACLRYARQEQQTVLSVVNVPTSTIARESDAVAPTMAGPEIGVASTKAFTCQLTALACLALAAARGRGTLSAEEEARHVQSLIALPGLMAKALELEPEIEKLARELSKARDVLYLGRGTSYPLALEGALKLKEISYIHAEGYPAGELKHGPIALIDEQMPVIVVAPHDGLFEKTASNMQEVAARGGRIILITDAKGAAECGIEPETTIIMPDMDPAFAAIVYALPIQMIAYQTAVFMGKDVDQPRNLAKSVTVE; encoded by the coding sequence ATGTGCGGCATCGTCGGGATTCTGGGCAAGGAAGCGGTCGCGACCCAGGTGGTCGAGGCGCTCAGGCGGCTCGAATATCGAGGCTATGATTCAGCGGGCGTCGCCACGCTGGAGCATGGCCTGCTGACCCGCCGCCGCGCCGAGGGCAAGCTCCGGAATCTCGAGATCCGCCTGTCCAGCGAGCCGCTCGAAGGGCTGATCGGCATCGGCCACACCCGCTGGGCGACGCATGGCAAGCCCAACGAGACCAATGCCCATCCGCACGCCACCGCCAAGCTCGCGGTCGTCCACAACGGCATCATCGAGAATTTCCGCGAACTGCGGGCGGAACTGCAGGCCGACGGCTACGTCTTCGAGACCGAAACCGACACCGAGATCGTCGCCCATCTCGTCACCCGTGAACTCGACCGGGGGCTGACGCCGGTCGACGCCGTGGCGGCGAGCCTGCCGCGGCTGCGCGGCGCGTTTGCGCTCGCCTTCCTGTTCGAGGGGCAGGAAGACCTGCTGATCGGCGCCCGCAAGGGCTCGCCGCTCGCGGTCGGCATCGGTGACGGCGAGATGTATCTCGGCTCGGACGCGCTGGCGCTGGCGCCTTTCACCAACCTCATCGCCTATCTGGAGGAGGGCGACTGGGTCGTGCTCAACCGCAAGGGCGCGAGCTTCTACGACAAGGCGAACCAGCCCGTGCAGCGCCGCGCCCAGCGCGTCGCCGCCGGCGCCTTCCTCGTCGAGAAGGGCAATCATCGCCATTTCATGGCGAAGGAGATCTACGAGCAGCCGGAGGTCGTCGGCCACACGCTGACGCAGTATCTCGACATGGCGGCGGGCCGGGTGCGCCTGCCCTTCGAAGGCAAGATCGACTGGGCGTCGCTGTCGCGGCTGTCGGTCTCGGCCTGCGGCACGGCCTATTATGCCGGGCTGACGGCGAAGTACTGGTTCGAGAAGCTCGCCCGCCTGCCGGTCGAGATCGATGTCGCCTCGGAGTTCCGCTACCGCGAGGCTCCCTTGCCGGAGAAGGGGCTGGCGCTGTTCGTCTCGCAATCGGGCGAGACCGCCGACACGCTGGCCTGCCTGCGCTATGCCCGCCAGGAGCAGCAGACGGTGTTATCCGTCGTCAACGTGCCGACCTCGACGATCGCGCGCGAGAGCGATGCGGTGGCCCCGACGATGGCGGGGCCGGAGATCGGCGTGGCCTCGACCAAGGCCTTCACCTGCCAGCTGACGGCGCTGGCCTGCCTGGCGCTCGCCGCCGCGCGCGGCCGGGGCACGCTCTCGGCCGAGGAGGAGGCGCGCCATGTCCAGAGCCTGATCGCCCTGCCGGGCCTGATGGCGAAGGCGCTGGAGCTCGAGCCGGAGATCGAGAAGCTCGCGCGCGAGCTCTCGAAGGCCCGCGACGTGCTCTATCTCGGCCGCGGCACGAGCTACCCGCTGGCCCTCGAAGGCGCGCTGAAACTCAAGGAAATCAGCTACATCCACGCTGAAGGCTATCCGGCAGGCGAACTCAAGCACGGCCCGATCGCGCTGATCGACGAGCAGATGCCGGTCATCGTGGTGGCTCCGCATGACGGCCTGTTCGAGAAGACCGCCTCAAACATGCAGGAGGTCGCCGCGCGCGGCGGGCGGATCATCCTGATCACCGACGCCAAGGGCGCCGCCGAATGCGGCATCGAGCCCGAGACGACGATCATCATGCCGGACATGGACCCGGCCTTCGCAGCCATCGTCTATGCGCTGCCGATCCAGATGATCGCCTACCAGACGGCGGTTTTCATGGGCAAGGACGTCGACCAGCCGCGCAACCTGGCGAAATCCGTCACGGTCGAGTGA
- a CDS encoding YbaN family protein, translating to MTRRIHRFRRPLLFAAGWILTALGAIGMILPLMPGTIFLIMAAWCFSQSSPRFEAWLLGHPRLGPQVRRWREAGTIDRRVKLVACGSMLISFAILTRTSAPPIALWTAGLCLLAAGLYVASRPEP from the coding sequence ATGACGCGCCGCATCCACCGCTTCCGCCGTCCGCTGCTGTTCGCGGCCGGCTGGATCCTGACGGCGCTGGGGGCCATCGGCATGATCCTGCCGCTGATGCCGGGCACGATCTTCCTGATCATGGCCGCCTGGTGCTTCTCGCAATCCTCGCCGCGGTTCGAGGCCTGGCTCCTCGGCCATCCGCGGCTGGGGCCGCAGGTGCGGCGCTGGCGCGAGGCAGGCACGATCGACCGCAGGGTGAAGCTGGTCGCCTGCGGCTCGATGCTGATCAGCTTCGCGATCCTGACTCGAACGAGCGCGCCGCCGATCGCTTTGTGGACGGCGGGGCTGTGCCTCCTCGCCGCCGGCCTTTATGTCGCGAGCCGGCCGGAACCCTGA